Part of the Sphingobium lignivorans genome is shown below.
ATCGCGCCGATCCGGTCTCCGTCTCCATCGAAGGCGACGCCGAAATCAAGCCCCTTCTCCGCCACCAGGGCGCGCAGATCGGTGAGGTTCTTTTCCTCGGTGGGGTCCGGATGGTGGTTGGGGAACGTGCCGTCCACCTCGGTGAAGAGCGTGTAATGTTCGCCGGGCAACAGGCGGACGAGCTTTTCGACAATCGGGCCCGCCGCGCCATTACCGGCATCCCACCCGATCCGAAAGGCCTTGCCCTCGAAACCTTCCACCAGCCGCGCGGCATAGCGGTCCGCGATCTCGACGGTCTCGCTCCCGGCCGAGCCGTCCACCCAATCGCCGCTGGCGGCCATCGTCCCAAGCGACTGGATGTCCGGTCCGAAGAAGGGCCCATGGTGCAGGACCATCTTGAAGCCATTATAGTTGGCGGGATTGTGGCTGCCCGTGATCTGGATGCCGCCGTCGACGTCCAGCACGGCTTCCGCATAATAGAGCATGGGCGTGGGCCCGAGCCCGATGCGCAGCACATGGATGCCGCTTTCGTTGAGGCCACGCACCAGTGCTTCTTCCAGAGCGGGCGAGGACAAGCGGCCGTCATACCCGACGGCCACCCGGCTGCCGCCAGCCCGTGCCACGCGCGTCCCGAACCCGCGACCGATGGCGTATGCGTCCCCCTCGCCCAGCGTTTCCCCTATGATTCCACGGATATCATATTCGCGCAGCGTGGTCGGGTGGAACTGATGCGGCATGAAGTCTCCTGCGTCTCTGAAGGATGGATCGGGTTCGGTTGCGACCGGTCTTATTTTAGTATCATGGCTATTTGAGTAAAAGGTCGCGCGCCGCGTTGAGACGGGCGGCAAGTCCGGCGGAACCACCGGCATCGGGATGGTTGCGCGCGATCAGCCGGCGATGCGCGGCAATGATGGCATCGCGATCGGCATCGGGCGTCACGCCGAGGAGTTCGGCTGCTTCCGCCCGGCTGAGATCGGCCCGGTTCGTCGGCATGGGAGCCGGGGATGCCCGGCCCATCAGCATGCCTCCGTAGCGCAGCCACAGCCCCGCACCGGTGGTCACCAGCGCGCCGACCACGGGCATGCCCTTCGCGACCAGCACGGCGCCGATGAGCGTGCCCGCAATGCCGAGCCAGGCCGCGGGGATCTGCTTGCGCCTTTTGCCCAGCCACAGCCAGAGGCCGAGCCCGGCAAGCGCGGCGAGCAGCAGCAGCATCGTTCAGGCGGCGGTTTGGGCCGGGTGCCCGCTGTTCAGCATGGGCAGCGCCAGCCCCGCGATCATTTCCCGCAATTCCTGCCGCGCCGCCACATGGCTGACGCCCAGTTCGCCCAGATGACCGCGATCGAGCAGCGTCAGGCCCGAGGGAAAAAGCTCGCGGAAGATCACGCGTTCGGACAGGCCCGGGATCACGCGGAACCCCACGCGCCGCGCGAGTTCGGTCAGGGCGTCGCCCACGCGCTTCTGGTTGCGGGCTTCCATATGGTGCAGGCGATTGCGCAGGACGACCCAGTCGATCGAGGAGCCATCGGCCTTGGCGCGTGTCTTGCGCGTTTCCCACATCAGCTCGGAATAGAAGCTGAGGCGCTTCACCTTGAAATTCTCCGGATCCACCTGCCCGATGAGGTCGAAATCGACGAAGCTGTCATTCATCGGCGTCACCAGCGTGTTCGCCGCCGTCGCCGCGTAGCGGGCGAGCGGATCGTCACGGCCGGGCGTGTCGATCACCACGACGCGGGCGTTCGTGGCCGCGCTGGCGATCATCTCGTTCAGCCCCGCGGTGCTGTCTCCGTCATAGACGTACCAGGAAGGCGAGGGCAGTTCGGCGGCGCGGCGCTGGGCCGTTTCCGCGCGATTCTCCAGATAGCGTGCCGAGGTACGCTGCCGGTGATCGAGATCGATGACCGCGACGGAAATGCCCTGCGCCGCCAGTGCGACGGCGGCGTGAACGCACGTGGTGGATTTTCCGGTCCCGCCCTTTTCATTGGCAAAGACGATGAGGTGCGGCGCTGCGCTGGTCATGGATCCCGTCGAAACTCTTCGTGATGGTCGCGGCCCCTTGACCGCCCGGGCCGGACAGGCGAAGCCAGCGACCGACCTTGTGACCGGCCTTATCGGAGCCTCGAGCGGCGTGCAAATCTTCCGTGACATTCCCTCGCTCCGCAACGGCGTGGCTGCCTTGCGTGCGAGCGGCGGCGGCATCGCCATGGTGCCGACCATGGGCGCGCTTCATGATGGGCACATGGCGCTTGTGGCCGAGGCGCAGGCGCGAGCGGCGCATGTGGTGGTGTCGATTTTCGTCAATCCCACCCAGTTCGGGCCCAATGAGGACCTTGCCGCCTATCCGCGCCGCGAGGAGACAGACGCGGCCATGCTGGAAGCGGCCGGCGTGGCTGCTCTCTGGGCGCCAGACGTGGACGTCATGTATCCGCAGGACTTCGCCAGCAGCATTCATGTCGCCGGCCTTTCGGAAGGACTGGATGGGCACTGGCGCCCCGGCCATTTCGACGGTGTGGCCACCGTGGTCGCGAAACTCCTGGGCCAGGTGCGACCGGACGTCGCCTGCTTTGGCGAAAAGGATTATCAGCAGCTCGCCATCATCCGCCGCATGGTCCGCGATCTCGATCTGGGCGTCAGGATCGTGGGCGTGCCGACGCAGCGCGATGTGGACGGGCTCGCCCTCTCCTCCCGCAATGCCTATCTCGGCCCGGAAGAGCGCGCCCGCGCCATCGCCTTGCCCGAGACCCTGGTCGTCGCCGGCGAGGCGATCCAGACCGGAGAGGACGTGCCGGCGATTCTCGCCTGGGCGACGCAGTTCCTCCTCGATTCCGGCTTCGACTCGGTCGATTACTTTACTCTTTGCGATGCAGAGACACTCGAACCTGTCACCCGGCTGTCTCGGCCCGCCCGTCTCCTCGCCGCCGCGAGAATCGGCGGGACGCGGCTGATCGACAATATCGCCATTAACCTCTGAAACGCCCGGATCATCGGCGAAGAGACCGCGAGCACGGCGCACGCCTCACCGCGGCGTTAACCATTTCTCAAGCCGCCCATGATTGTTTCATCCCCATAGCGAAGTGAAGCTGGGGATTATCATGGCGAGCAGCATGGAGAGTGCCCGTTTTCTGATCGACAGTCGCATGCGGGAAGCGGCCTATGGTGATGCGCAGGCCCGTTTCGACCTGGGCGTTGCCTTCAGTTGCGGTACCGGCGGCGTCGACGTCAATCTCGTCGAGGCACATAAATGGTTCAATCTCGCAGCCCTTGCCGGCAGCGAGGAAGGGCAGGCGTGCCGCGCGGAGATCGCCGATGAAATGACCGCGCGCGAAATCGCCGAGGCCCAGCGCCAGGCCCGCGCCTGGCTGATGCAGACGGCGCCCCGCTGCGCTGCATGAGCTGATCTGCGGCGCACGGCACGCAGCCCGACGCTCAAACAAGGTTCAGCGCTCGGGCTCGCTCCTGCGGAACGGCGTGCGCTCTTCGAGTAGGGGCATGTCGCCGTTCAGCATCATGGCTTCGCGCTCCACATAATCCGCCACGGCCCTGCGAAAGCCGGGGTCCGGTATATAATGCGCCGACCATGTCGCGACGGGCCGGTAGCCGCGCGAAAGCTTGTGCTCGCCCTGCGCCCCGGCCTCCACGCGACTGAGGCCGCGCGCGATGGCGGCATCGATCGCCTGATAGTAACAGAGCTCGAAATGCAGGAACGGCACGTCCTGCGTGCAGCCCCAATAGCGACCATAGAGCGTGTCCGAGCCGATGAGGTTGAGCGCGCCCGCGATCGGCACGCCATCGCGCAGCGCGAACATCAGGAGCACTTTCTGCGCCATCCGCTCGCCCAGCAGCGAGAAGAAGCGCCGGGTCAGATAGGGATGTCCCCATTTCCGGCTTCCGGTATCCTGGTAGAAACGCCAGAAATCGTCCCAGTGTCGCTCCTGCAGGTCGCTGCCTGTCAGGTGGACGATCTCAAGCCCGGCCTGCGCCTTCGCACGCTCCTTGCGCATGTCCTTGCGATGCCGGCTGGAGAGGACGGCGAGGAAATCCTCGAAACTGCCATAGCCATCATTGGTCCAGTGGAACTGTGTCCCTTGCCGGATGAGCCAGCCAGCCGAGCGGAACAGCGCCCGCTGGTCTTCGGTGATGAATGTCGCATGGGCCGAGGAAAGGCCGTTCTGGTCGATCACGGCCTCGATCCCGGCGATCAGCGCCGCGCCCCCCTCCCCGTCACGGAGCAGCAGGCGAGGACCGGGCACGGGGGAGAAAGGCGAGGCGATCTGCAGCTTGGGATAATAATGTCCGCCCGCACGCTCCCATGCGTCCGCCCAACCGTGATCGAACACATATTCGCCCTGGCTGTGACTCTTGAGATAGGCCGGCGCGGCCGCGATCAGTCCGCCCGCCTCATCATAGACGCCCAGCGGCGCCGGCGACCAGCCGGTGCCCGGGCCGACGCTGCCCGATTCCTCGAGAATGGCCAGAAAGTCATGGGAGACGAACGGGTTGTCGTCTCCCGCACACGCATCCCACGCGCTGCCATCGATCGCAGCGACCGAATCATGCAGGTGGATCGTCGCGCCGTCCGTCATTCAGGAAAGGCGACCATCAAGCGGCTCAGCCGCCGGATAAGGGGATAGGAAAGAGGCGCCGCCTGGCATCAGGTCCGGATGGCGACGACGGCATCGATCTCGACCGAGGCGTCGAGCGGCAGCACGGGCACGCTGACCGCGCTGCGCGCATGCCGCCCTGCCTCGCCGAAAATCCGCACCATCATTTCGGAGCAGCCATTGGCGACCTTGGGTTGATCGGTAAAATCGGCGGTGCTTGCCACGAAGGCGCCGAGCTTGACGATCCGCTCCACGCGGTCGAGATCGCCCAGCGCCGCTTTCATCTGCGCCACCAGCATGAGCGCGCACCGTTCGGCGGCCTGCTGACCCCACGCCAGATCGCGCTCGGCACCAAGCTTGCCGGTCATGAGCGCGCCATCGGCCGCAAAGGGCAATTGCCCGCTGATATGAAGCAGATTGCCCACCTGTACCGTCGGCACATAGGCGGCGACCGGGGCGGCGGGCTGCGGAAGGACGATGCCTTCTGCGGCGAGGCGGGTTTCGATGCTGCTCATGAGCTGAGCCTCAGCATGAGAGGGCGAGCGCGTCAAGTATGACGCAGATCTTCCGCGACGGCCTCGAACTCCTCGAGCCGCGCGTTGATCCAGCGTTCCGCTTCGTTCCAGTCGTCGATCCGTGCGTGCGCTTCATGGGCCACGTCCACATGCGGCGCCATTTCCGGCTCACCGACGAAATGCAGTCGCCAGCACTGGGGCGCATCCTGCGCCACGGACGCGTGGTTGTTCGCAAGATCGTCAATGAAGAGCGTGAGCGGTGCGCCGGTCTCTTCGATCAGCTTCGCGACAGCGGGCCCCTTCCCGCCACGATTGCCGATCACCCGGTAGGGCAGGCCGTGCCGATGGATCTGGTCCGCCCGTGCGGCCGCCAGCTCTTCCCCGATGTTCGTGACGATGACGATGTGGGCACGCTGCGCAAGCCGCGCCATGGTCGCGACGGCACCCGATATCGGCGTCTGGCGATGCATCTCCGTCTGGAAGAAGTCGTTCAGCAAGGTCCATATCCGCGCCCGCTCCACGGGATCGCCGCTGTCCTTGTGACGCAGGGCCCGTTCGAAGCCTTCGGAGAAGCTGAAGTGGATGCCGTGCAGTTCATCGAGCCAGGCGCGAAACGGCACGACCATGTGCATGAGCACTTCGTCGCAATCGCTGATGATGAGCGGACGGTTCATCGGCCGATTCGCGCGCGTGCCGCCACCAGCGCGGCGGGCTCGACGGCGAGGTCCCGGGCGCAGGCGATGAGGTCCGGCTCATGGCTTATGACGAAATCCATGAGAGCGCCGAGCAGCGCGGAGTCGGAGAGCCCCGCCCGCAGCGAAGCGGGATCAAGCCCCGTCAGGGCCAGCATCCTGTCGGCACGAACCGAATCAGCCACAACCCACCCGATAAGGCGCAGCGCCATGCTTTCGTCCGCTTCGCTGATCGGATATTCGCTGTTCATCCGGTTAGACCTTGCGTTCGGCAATCCTGTCGAGAAAACAGCATCGTCCATCGGCTCTGGGAGCAGCCGTGTCAAAACGTGTGTTGGTTGTCGAGGACAATGAGCTCAATCTGAAGCTCTTCTGCGATCTGCTCAAGGCGCATGGGCACGAGACGCATGCGGTGCGCGACGGGCGGGACGCATTCGCGGATGCCACGGCGTTCCAGCCGCATCTCATCATCACGGATATCCAGTTGCCGCATGTCACAGGGCTGGATCTCATCGCCTCTTTGCGAGTCGATGCCAATCTCGCCACCGTGCCGATCATGGCCGTGACCGCTTATGCGGGCGTTGGCGACGAGGAGCGTATCCGGGCAGCCGGAGCGAGCGCTTATGTTTCGAAACCGATTTCGGTGATGCGCTTCATGGAAGTTGTGAACAGCCTGCTGGAGCAGCCGTCCGTCAGCATATGAACGGGCCGGCCGTGACGGCCGGCACATACGCAAAAACCCGGGCGTTGCCACCCGGGCCAGCGATTCGTCCCGAACGGCGCGCCTTTAATGGTGCGCCGGGTCCGCCGTCACTTGATCTTGGCTTCCTTGAACTCGACGTGCTTGCGCGCCACCGGGTCATATTTGCGGAAGGTCAGCTTCTCGGTCTGATTGCGGGGATTCTTCTTGGTCACATAGAAAAAGCCCGTGTCAGCCGAGCTGACCAGACGGATCTTCACTGTGGCGGGCTTCGCCATGGCCGGTTTCCTCAACAAAAATGCGCTTGTTCGCCGAAGCGGTGAAGAAGCGCTCAAACTCGTGAAATATGGACGCTGCCTTGCCTGCAACGTCCGGTTCGGCGGCGGCCAATGCGGGAATCGCGCAACTTTGTCAAGCTTTGCTGGGGTTCCGGCGCGTCGTCTTCGTCTGCAACATGGCCCCTGCACCGCGGCAAGACGAACGCCGTCTTAACCCTGGATGTGGAATATGGCCATGGCGGCCGGCGAGTCCTGGCCGCCGCTCGCCGCTGTGGGAGGAATGACGGTGCATCAGGACGCGACCTTGTTCGTGCGGGCCCAAATGCTGGGGCGCATCGAAACCTTGCAGGAGACTTGTGCCACACTGTCCCTCGCGGCCCTGTGCACACAGCTGGATGAGGTGCGCTCCCTCGCCCGCCGGAATGACTATCACGCGGTCGAGGGGCTCGCGAGCATGCTCGAGTCGGTGATCGCCTATAACGGCCACCGGCAGATCGCGCTCAATTACCTCGCCCTGATGCGGGAAGCGGCCGAAGGCGAGACCATGGGGCCGGAGTCCGCCCGGGTCTATCTTGCGGCTGCCGCGCTCCAGGGCTGTCGCTGACGAGATACTGAACGATGGACGCGCTGCTGCTGGCCCTGCTGATCGGGCTGCTGCTGGATCAGGGGGACCGATCGCAGAGGCTGGCGCGCGAGATCGGGCCTGGCGGAGCCACTCTCGTCATCCTGATCGTGATGGCCGGCGCGGCAGTCTCGGCCGGGCTTGGCATGCTGATGGCGCGCCTGCTGCCCGGGGCTGCGGGCATTCTCTTTTTCTCTTTCACCCTGATTGCGGGCGGCCTCGGCCTGCTGGCCACGGGACGCAAGGCGCCGCATGCAAAGGAAGCGCGCGCGACGGAAACCCACGCGATGGGAAAGCACGCCACGACGAAACGCACGCGACTCTATATCGCCCTGCTGGCGAACAGACTGACGGGACGCACCGCCTTCCTGCTTGTCGGCGTCGCGGCAATGACCGGCAATGGCTGGGCCACCGCGATCGGAGGCGTGCTCGGCGGCCTCGCCGGCCTGCTCCCGCCGCTGTTCGCCGGCCGCGCCTATGAAGCGGCCTTCCCCCTCGCCCGAATCATGCCCTTGCCGGGCGGCGCGCTCGTCATCGGCGGGCTGGGTTGCGCGCTCTGGTCGCTGGGGTTGCTCTGAATCAAAGATCGAGCCAGTCGATCGGTCTATCCATATGTATCCGTTCGCCAAAGGCTCGGGGCCGTGCCATATCAAGGGCAGTCGCGGGGAGATCGCGACGGAATGATATTTTCGTACCGATGGAGATCAAGATGACGGACAGTGCGCTCAAGACACCGACGGATCTCAAGGGAAATGCGGTCAAGGCGGTTGCCCATGCGCTTAACGGGCTGCTGGCGGATTATTACGCGCT
Proteins encoded:
- the pgmG gene encoding phosphoglucomutase/phosphomannomutase PgmG, with product MPHQFHPTTLREYDIRGIIGETLGEGDAYAIGRGFGTRVARAGGSRVAVGYDGRLSSPALEEALVRGLNESGIHVLRIGLGPTPMLYYAEAVLDVDGGIQITGSHNPANYNGFKMVLHHGPFFGPDIQSLGTMAASGDWVDGSAGSETVEIADRYAARLVEGFEGKAFRIGWDAGNGAAGPIVEKLVRLLPGEHYTLFTEVDGTFPNHHPDPTEEKNLTDLRALVAEKGLDFGVAFDGDGDRIGAIDGEGRIIWGDQLLAIFAEPVLRAVPGATIIADVKASQALFDRVAQLGGTPLMWKTGHSLIKSKMRETGSPLAGEMSGHIFFKHEYYGFDDALYAAVRLIRAASDLGKSVTELRGEMPPMVNTPELRFQVDESRKFAVIEEVLARLRESGAQVDATDGARVNTPDGWWLLRASNTQDVLVARAEARDEAGLDRLMAQIDEQLALSGLQRGAQAGH
- a CDS encoding molecular chaperone DnaJ: MLLLLAALAGLGLWLWLGKRRKQIPAAWLGIAGTLIGAVLVAKGMPVVGALVTTGAGLWLRYGGMLMGRASPAPMPTNRADLSRAEAAELLGVTPDADRDAIIAAHRRLIARNHPDAGGSAGLAARLNAARDLLLK
- a CDS encoding division plane positioning ATPase MipZ; this translates as MTSAAPHLIVFANEKGGTGKSTTCVHAAVALAAQGISVAVIDLDHRQRTSARYLENRAETAQRRAAELPSPSWYVYDGDSTAGLNEMIASAATNARVVVIDTPGRDDPLARYAATAANTLVTPMNDSFVDFDLIGQVDPENFKVKRLSFYSELMWETRKTRAKADGSSIDWVVLRNRLHHMEARNQKRVGDALTELARRVGFRVIPGLSERVIFRELFPSGLTLLDRGHLGELGVSHVAARQELREMIAGLALPMLNSGHPAQTAA
- the panC gene encoding pantoate--beta-alanine ligase, yielding MQIFRDIPSLRNGVAALRASGGGIAMVPTMGALHDGHMALVAEAQARAAHVVVSIFVNPTQFGPNEDLAAYPRREETDAAMLEAAGVAALWAPDVDVMYPQDFASSIHVAGLSEGLDGHWRPGHFDGVATVVAKLLGQVRPDVACFGEKDYQQLAIIRRMVRDLDLGVRIVGVPTQRDVDGLALSSRNAYLGPEERARAIALPETLVVAGEAIQTGEDVPAILAWATQFLLDSGFDSVDYFTLCDAETLEPVTRLSRPARLLAAARIGGTRLIDNIAINL
- a CDS encoding sel1 repeat family protein — its product is MASSMESARFLIDSRMREAAYGDAQARFDLGVAFSCGTGGVDVNLVEAHKWFNLAALAGSEEGQACRAEIADEMTAREIAEAQRQARAWLMQTAPRCAA
- a CDS encoding GNAT family N-acetyltransferase, with the translated sequence MTDGATIHLHDSVAAIDGSAWDACAGDDNPFVSHDFLAILEESGSVGPGTGWSPAPLGVYDEAGGLIAAAPAYLKSHSQGEYVFDHGWADAWERAGGHYYPKLQIASPFSPVPGPRLLLRDGEGGAALIAGIEAVIDQNGLSSAHATFITEDQRALFRSAGWLIRQGTQFHWTNDGYGSFEDFLAVLSSRHRKDMRKERAKAQAGLEIVHLTGSDLQERHWDDFWRFYQDTGSRKWGHPYLTRRFFSLLGERMAQKVLLMFALRDGVPIAGALNLIGSDTLYGRYWGCTQDVPFLHFELCYYQAIDAAIARGLSRVEAGAQGEHKLSRGYRPVATWSAHYIPDPGFRRAVADYVEREAMMLNGDMPLLEERTPFRRSEPER
- a CDS encoding RidA family protein, with product MSSIETRLAAEGIVLPQPAAPVAAYVPTVQVGNLLHISGQLPFAADGALMTGKLGAERDLAWGQQAAERCALMLVAQMKAALGDLDRVERIVKLGAFVASTADFTDQPKVANGCSEMMVRIFGEAGRHARSAVSVPVLPLDASVEIDAVVAIRT
- a CDS encoding HAD family hydrolase, which encodes MNRPLIISDCDEVLMHMVVPFRAWLDELHGIHFSFSEGFERALRHKDSGDPVERARIWTLLNDFFQTEMHRQTPISGAVATMARLAQRAHIVIVTNIGEELAAARADQIHRHGLPYRVIGNRGGKGPAVAKLIEETGAPLTLFIDDLANNHASVAQDAPQCWRLHFVGEPEMAPHVDVAHEAHARIDDWNEAERWINARLEEFEAVAEDLRHT
- a CDS encoding DUF3572 family protein, with protein sequence MNSEYPISEADESMALRLIGWVVADSVRADRMLALTGLDPASLRAGLSDSALLGALMDFVISHEPDLIACARDLAVEPAALVAARARIGR
- a CDS encoding response regulator — protein: MSKRVLVVEDNELNLKLFCDLLKAHGHETHAVRDGRDAFADATAFQPHLIITDIQLPHVTGLDLIASLRVDANLATVPIMAVTAYAGVGDEERIRAAGASAYVSKPISVMRFMEVVNSLLEQPSVSI
- the rpmG gene encoding 50S ribosomal protein L33, whose product is MAKPATVKIRLVSSADTGFFYVTKKNPRNQTEKLTFRKYDPVARKHVEFKEAKIK